A single window of Methylacidimicrobium sp. AP8 DNA harbors:
- a CDS encoding class I SAM-dependent methyltransferase encodes MSGSRSSARYFEEVAAEWDTLRKGYFRDEVREKALDLAAVRPGERAADIGAGTGFLTEALLARGLEVIAVDRSAAMLAQLEKKFGGRAGFRCLAGETEALPIESGTLDCAFANMVLHHVESPEEMIRELRRILKPGGRAVLTDFERHNFDFFLTEYYDRWPGFSPAEVASLFRAAGFAEVETGPLGETCQAESSAGVRGVVPIFFVRARR; translated from the coding sequence ATGAGCGGAAGTAGGTCGTCTGCGCGCTACTTCGAAGAGGTCGCCGCGGAATGGGACACGCTTCGAAAGGGATACTTTCGAGACGAGGTTCGGGAAAAGGCGCTCGATCTGGCGGCGGTCCGCCCTGGGGAACGCGCGGCGGATATCGGCGCCGGGACCGGGTTTCTCACCGAAGCTCTTTTGGCACGCGGCCTGGAGGTCATCGCCGTCGACCGCTCCGCGGCCATGCTCGCCCAGCTGGAGAAGAAGTTCGGCGGGAGGGCAGGCTTCCGCTGCCTGGCGGGAGAGACCGAAGCGTTGCCGATCGAGTCGGGCACGCTCGATTGCGCCTTCGCCAACATGGTGCTCCACCACGTCGAGAGCCCCGAAGAGATGATCCGCGAGCTCCGTCGGATCCTGAAGCCCGGCGGTAGAGCGGTCCTTACCGATTTCGAGCGCCATAATTTCGATTTCTTCCTGACCGAGTACTACGACCGCTGGCCGGGGTTCTCCCCCGCCGAGGTAGCTTCCCTCTTCCGCGCGGCGGGCTTCGCCGAAGTGGAGACAGGCCCTCTGGGAGAAACGTGCCAGGCGGAAAGTTCCGCGGGTGTACGGGGGGTGGTCCCGATCTTCTTCGTGCGGGCCCGGCGGTAA
- a CDS encoding NnrS family protein, whose protein sequence is MLLGAFFAPAGFLHLFFLGGAGLMILAIGVRVVYGLSGRGFLLRFRFIPFEFAILGVMAALVARIAADYLSSWKSPLLSVSAVLWLASLALWMVVVLPFVLCPDREETAAGDGGAASSARSEQE, encoded by the coding sequence TTGCTCCTCGGCGCCTTTTTCGCCCCGGCGGGCTTTCTCCACCTTTTCTTCCTGGGCGGCGCCGGCTTGATGATCCTGGCCATCGGCGTCCGCGTCGTCTACGGCCTGAGCGGGAGAGGCTTTCTCCTCCGATTCCGCTTCATCCCGTTCGAGTTCGCCATCCTCGGAGTGATGGCGGCGCTGGTCGCCCGGATCGCCGCCGACTATCTTTCTTCCTGGAAGTCCCCGCTGCTTTCCGTCTCTGCCGTTCTCTGGTTGGCATCCCTGGCCCTTTGGATGGTGGTCGTGCTCCCCTTCGTCCTCTGCCCGGATAGGGAAGAGACGGCTGCCGGAGATGGAGGAGCCGCGTCCTCGGCCCGGAGTGAGCAGGAGTAG
- a CDS encoding HlyD family secretion protein has product MPRPRFWERLVLLWRRFFPPPDEARRGRFPTLVEARSRRLRLLTAIFGALAAAVFLYWLFWGRFWIITNDAYVTGNLVPLKAQVAGTVTEVRTDSTRYVRKGEVLVRLDGVKTKVALQHAEAELADAVRRVETLFRQAATLRSRIAAQQAVVYRARSDLARYQSVVAEGAVSYQLVEDTQWQLREAESVLRDLQDQLASVEARVHGTTVATNPEVLRAAALYRSAYLDHIRRNVVAPVSGYVAKRAVQPGDEVLPEKTLLFIIPLDYLWVEANYREVELTHVRPGQPARITVDLYHRKVRYRGVVEGIVPSAGNNLGLLPPENATGNYIHIVERVPVRIRIDPDELRKHPLRPGLSCVTRIDVWRRGRSVLEPITEIPPSAYRSDYTTSVYDEEVELRGAAEAIQRIIEANRMPAGHPAVP; this is encoded by the coding sequence ATGCCCCGCCCTCGATTTTGGGAACGCCTCGTCCTTCTCTGGAGACGCTTCTTCCCCCCTCCGGATGAGGCGCGGCGCGGGAGATTTCCCACCCTGGTCGAAGCGCGCTCCCGCCGGTTGCGCCTCCTTACGGCGATCTTCGGGGCGCTGGCGGCCGCCGTTTTCCTCTACTGGCTTTTCTGGGGACGCTTCTGGATCATCACCAACGACGCCTACGTGACCGGGAACCTAGTGCCGCTCAAGGCCCAAGTGGCCGGCACCGTCACCGAGGTTCGTACCGATTCGACCCGGTACGTCCGAAAGGGAGAGGTCCTCGTCCGCCTCGACGGAGTGAAGACCAAGGTGGCGCTCCAGCACGCCGAAGCGGAGCTGGCCGACGCGGTCCGCCGGGTCGAAACGCTCTTCCGGCAGGCGGCCACTCTCCGAAGCCGGATCGCGGCTCAGCAGGCAGTCGTCTACCGCGCGCGCTCCGACCTCGCCCGCTACCAGAGCGTGGTCGCCGAAGGAGCGGTCTCCTACCAGCTCGTCGAGGATACCCAGTGGCAGCTTCGCGAGGCCGAGTCGGTTCTCCGGGATCTCCAAGACCAGCTTGCCAGCGTCGAAGCGCGGGTTCACGGTACGACGGTCGCCACCAACCCGGAGGTCCTCCGCGCGGCCGCCCTCTACCGCAGCGCCTATCTCGATCACATCCGGCGCAACGTCGTCGCCCCGGTTTCGGGCTACGTCGCCAAGCGGGCGGTCCAGCCCGGCGATGAGGTCCTCCCCGAGAAGACGCTGCTCTTCATCATTCCCTTGGATTATCTTTGGGTCGAGGCCAACTACCGGGAGGTGGAATTGACCCACGTCCGGCCGGGCCAGCCCGCCCGGATCACGGTCGATCTTTACCATCGCAAAGTCCGCTACCGCGGCGTCGTGGAAGGCATTGTCCCGAGCGCGGGGAACAACCTGGGGCTGCTGCCGCCGGAAAACGCTACGGGCAACTATATCCACATCGTCGAACGCGTACCGGTCCGCATACGGATCGACCCCGACGAGCTTCGCAAGCATCCGCTACGCCCGGGCCTATCCTGCGTGACCAGGATCGACGTGTGGCGGCGCGGCCGCTCGGTCCTGGAGCCCATAACCGAGATTCCGCCTAGCGCTTATCGCTCCGACTACACCACTTCGGTCTACGACGAAGAGGTCGAGCTGCGCGGCGCCGCCGAAGCAATTCAGAGAATCATCGAAGCCAACCGCATGCCCGCGGGACACCCGGCAGTCCCCTGA
- a CDS encoding MFS transporter, which yields MNGEPLSPRQSLLLSGASIAAYFLALFNAGSYNAINPHAMGAFGVSPSHGPWTMGDFFAAQAFGLVLGPALSARFGYLEVFRGSIWTAAAGSLLCAAAPTFLPFLGGRILQGFGSGVAVPLAQTILLEQHPEERRPVVAAFWSMAGLAPYSLSPVAGALMEERWGWRSWFLVNAPLLLLAGEICVLLAGRPDVRPSRPWDRIGALLLGSGILSIQSALNMGDDYDWYNSPLVVGLLLGGLIAIAYFVVWELGERYPLIDLRLFLRPGFSVGILTMTVAFFFFFGLWTTLLVRVQLPSFGGFTSFLAAQIFVPLLFLSLPAAGLFSQLPPKAHHLRLFACGNLLLFSLYCWLFSYYDYFERRSWFFPILGTQVLEGLCLGTLLRPLGGLMVAGLSPRKQAYALELSASFRALASGLGIDGFVSILYRRTAFDQKRLTETFPPFGPMTDEVLDRLHQSGLGEEQGLGWLLNHRLLLHANILSLEDAFRFAAWGFLVMAAMLALVPVVRLARRWLQESGNP from the coding sequence ATGAACGGAGAGCCGCTTTCCCCGCGTCAATCCCTACTGCTCTCGGGCGCATCGATCGCGGCCTATTTTCTGGCGCTTTTCAACGCCGGTTCCTACAACGCCATCAATCCGCATGCGATGGGGGCCTTCGGAGTAAGCCCCAGCCACGGGCCGTGGACGATGGGGGACTTTTTCGCGGCCCAAGCGTTCGGCCTCGTCCTCGGCCCGGCCCTTTCCGCGCGCTTCGGCTATCTGGAGGTTTTTCGCGGGTCGATATGGACGGCCGCCGCCGGGAGCCTCCTCTGCGCCGCCGCCCCCACCTTCCTCCCGTTTCTGGGGGGAAGGATCCTGCAAGGTTTTGGGTCGGGCGTCGCAGTCCCGCTCGCCCAGACGATCCTGCTCGAGCAACATCCGGAGGAGCGGAGGCCCGTCGTGGCCGCTTTCTGGAGCATGGCCGGGCTCGCTCCGTACTCGCTGAGCCCGGTCGCTGGAGCCTTGATGGAGGAACGGTGGGGTTGGCGGAGCTGGTTCTTGGTGAATGCTCCGCTCCTGCTCCTGGCCGGCGAGATTTGCGTGCTTCTGGCCGGACGGCCGGACGTCCGTCCCAGCCGGCCCTGGGATCGGATCGGGGCTCTCCTTCTGGGATCGGGAATCCTCTCGATCCAGTCCGCCCTCAACATGGGCGACGATTACGATTGGTACAACTCTCCCTTGGTCGTCGGGCTCCTGCTAGGCGGGCTGATCGCCATCGCCTACTTCGTCGTCTGGGAGCTCGGCGAACGCTATCCCCTGATCGACCTGCGCCTCTTCCTGCGGCCAGGCTTCAGCGTCGGCATCCTGACGATGACCGTCGCCTTCTTCTTTTTCTTCGGCCTCTGGACGACTCTGCTCGTCCGCGTCCAGCTCCCGAGCTTCGGCGGCTTCACCTCGTTCCTCGCCGCCCAAATCTTTGTTCCCCTTCTCTTCCTTTCTCTACCCGCTGCCGGACTCTTCAGCCAGCTGCCGCCCAAGGCGCACCACCTCCGCCTCTTCGCCTGCGGAAACCTCCTCCTCTTCTCCCTCTATTGCTGGCTCTTCAGCTACTACGACTATTTCGAGCGTCGCTCTTGGTTCTTCCCGATCCTCGGCACCCAAGTCCTCGAGGGACTCTGCCTGGGCACGCTTTTGCGCCCGCTGGGCGGATTGATGGTGGCCGGACTCTCTCCGCGCAAGCAGGCTTACGCCCTTGAGCTCAGCGCCTCCTTCCGGGCTCTGGCCAGCGGATTGGGCATCGACGGGTTCGTGTCGATCCTCTACCGGAGAACCGCCTTTGACCAGAAGCGCCTCACCGAGACCTTCCCCCCATTCGGACCCATGACCGACGAGGTTCTCGACCGCCTGCACCAATCGGGACTCGGGGAAGAGCAAGGCTTGGGATGGCTGCTCAACCACCGCCTGCTCCTCCACGCCAACATTCTTAGCCTCGAGGATGCCTTCCGCTTCGCAGCCTGGGGCTTTCTGGTGATGGCCGCCATGCTGGCGCTGGTCCCCGTCGTGCGCCTGGCCCGCCGCTGGCTTCAGGAAAGCGGAAACCCATGA
- a CDS encoding DUF3455 domain-containing protein encodes MPKRLYRLLLAGLGLFFPIAPLSRAAQLPPQPSLPLPHSARLVWVARATGVQIYKAQGPAGSPGALRWVFQEPEATLEDPAGNKIGRHFRGPCWEAADGSRIEGAGPPLAQVPGRTAADVPWLVVPVKSTGPAGVLSAVTRALRIDTLGGAAPATPPTRAGEIARVPYRAIYLFLAPEPGSSPAPH; translated from the coding sequence ATGCCCAAGCGCCTGTACCGGCTTCTCTTGGCCGGGCTCGGTCTGTTTTTCCCTATCGCCCCGCTTTCCCGGGCCGCGCAACTTCCCCCGCAGCCGAGCCTTCCGCTGCCGCACTCCGCCCGGCTCGTGTGGGTCGCCCGCGCGACGGGCGTCCAGATTTACAAGGCGCAGGGGCCCGCAGGGTCTCCCGGCGCTCTCCGCTGGGTCTTCCAAGAACCGGAGGCGACCCTCGAGGATCCCGCGGGGAATAAGATCGGCCGCCATTTTCGCGGTCCCTGCTGGGAGGCGGCGGACGGAAGCCGCATCGAGGGGGCGGGGCCCCCGCTAGCCCAGGTGCCGGGCCGCACTGCGGCGGATGTCCCTTGGCTGGTGGTCCCGGTCAAAAGCACCGGCCCCGCCGGGGTGCTCTCCGCCGTGACCCGCGCCCTTCGGATCGACACCTTGGGCGGAGCCGCGCCGGCGACGCCGCCTACCCGGGCGGGCGAGATCGCCCGGGTTCCCTACCGGGCCATCTATCTCTTCCTGGCGCCGGAGCCCGGATCGAGCCCGGCCCCGCATTGA
- a CDS encoding NnrS family protein, whose protein sequence is METDATPELTGPLPPAAYLRRCVREPYRLLFPLGTVFGFLGVAVWPLAALGWAPCPPAQSHPRLMIEGFVGSFLIGFLGTSVPRLLEIQPLSGNLLLLLSVTLFTGSIFQLLGGQWAGDLLFCFALLLPMTFFALRFRERKGSAPPSLLLVLLGAAGGVAGAFLQAEKAAGTRMSPLLQQFSALLLFQGLPLFSLLGLSAFFLPRLYGGEGENIDPAACRRSGRGLGPALLAAGAGLLILASFFLEAAGQRLGEGFSGWERPRGISRSAYLPRPSFSAGEPSLPPPGWPLRFPCRACSSAPFSPRRAFSTFSSWAAPA, encoded by the coding sequence ATGGAAACGGATGCGACCCCCGAGCTGACCGGACCACTTCCGCCGGCCGCCTACCTCCGCCGCTGTGTCCGGGAGCCCTATCGGCTCCTCTTTCCGCTGGGCACGGTCTTCGGGTTCCTCGGAGTGGCGGTCTGGCCGCTGGCGGCTTTGGGATGGGCGCCCTGCCCGCCGGCGCAAAGCCATCCCCGGCTCATGATCGAAGGATTCGTCGGTTCCTTCCTTATCGGATTCCTTGGAACCTCGGTGCCCCGCCTCCTCGAGATCCAGCCGCTGAGCGGAAACCTGCTCCTGCTTCTCTCCGTCACGCTCTTCACGGGAAGCATCTTCCAGCTCCTCGGCGGACAGTGGGCGGGGGACCTGCTCTTCTGCTTCGCTCTCCTTCTACCCATGACCTTTTTTGCTTTGCGCTTTCGCGAACGGAAGGGCAGCGCGCCTCCGAGCTTGCTCCTGGTGCTCTTGGGCGCGGCAGGAGGGGTGGCCGGAGCCTTCCTGCAGGCGGAGAAGGCGGCCGGAACCCGGATGAGCCCGCTCCTGCAACAGTTCAGCGCGCTGCTGCTTTTTCAAGGGCTGCCTCTCTTTTCGCTTCTTGGCTTAAGCGCCTTCTTCCTGCCGCGGCTCTACGGCGGGGAGGGCGAAAACATCGACCCGGCCGCGTGCCGACGTTCGGGTCGAGGGCTTGGGCCGGCGCTGCTCGCCGCGGGGGCGGGACTGCTGATCCTCGCCAGCTTCTTTCTGGAAGCGGCGGGGCAGCGCCTCGGGGAGGGCTTCTCCGGGTGGGAACGGCCGCGGGGTATCTCGCGCTCAGCTTACCTTCCGCGCCCGAGCTTCTCGGCCGGGGAACCGTCGCTGCCGCCGCCCGGCTGGCCCTTGCGCTTTCCCTGCCGGGCTTGCTCCTCGGCGCCTTTTTCGCCCCGGCGGGCTTTCTCCACCTTTTCTTCCTGGGCGGCGCCGGCTTGA
- a CDS encoding efflux transporter outer membrane subunit, which yields MIRFLFSFRAAPLLSGAMALTGCAFLPKGTPVAQKMPLPPMEKTLAAAGPVRPSPEWTRPLWWKDLHSSELDRILDEALSGNPGLRAAADRIRSSWAIAAHERGRLLPGLEGRPWLLNDTLGIWQIPGSSFFGPFGGRSFAFADYSPAFFTYHVDLWGEDRARIRAAVGEARAAMAEFAVAQLSLSTTIARRYIELLSRVEEKEIVQKMVAQLREDLALARSRHRKAGIDTLLPVYSLEQRLAAARQRERILEREETVLRDEIATLAGKGPDWGRTIRIAPASFPRRFPLPSTVPLELLSRRPDVAVALWRVELAAQRVKVAKTAFYPNVNLVGFAGFQSLNMATVLLAPAQAFMYMVGPAITLPLFERGQLTARLVAEQEEYNIAVERYNAAVLDAARSVADALAQWKESVENLTTQDTALSAAHRFTRLTDSRYQAGLVTRMDLIEASLAAQEQELRLSSLTASHLESVVALHEVLGGGYQTQTTQ from the coding sequence ATGATTCGATTCCTCTTTTCTTTCCGTGCCGCACCGCTTCTCTCCGGAGCCATGGCCCTGACGGGGTGCGCCTTCCTCCCTAAGGGCACCCCGGTGGCGCAAAAGATGCCGCTTCCGCCGATGGAGAAGACGTTGGCTGCCGCGGGGCCCGTCCGCCCCTCTCCGGAATGGACCCGCCCTCTCTGGTGGAAAGACTTACACTCCTCCGAGCTTGACCGGATCCTGGACGAAGCGCTTTCCGGAAATCCGGGACTGCGGGCGGCCGCCGACAGAATCCGCTCTTCCTGGGCTATCGCCGCTCACGAGCGGGGACGGCTGCTTCCCGGGCTCGAAGGGCGGCCTTGGCTCTTGAACGACACCCTCGGCATCTGGCAGATCCCCGGCTCGAGCTTCTTCGGGCCCTTCGGAGGCCGCTCCTTCGCGTTCGCCGACTACAGCCCCGCCTTTTTCACCTATCACGTCGACTTGTGGGGCGAGGACCGCGCGCGCATCCGCGCGGCCGTAGGCGAGGCGCGCGCCGCCATGGCCGAGTTCGCCGTCGCCCAGCTCTCCCTGTCGACTACGATCGCACGCCGTTACATCGAGCTTCTTTCCCGTGTGGAAGAGAAGGAGATCGTCCAAAAGATGGTCGCTCAGCTCCGGGAGGACCTCGCCCTGGCCCGCTCCCGCCATCGCAAGGCCGGCATCGACACCCTGCTGCCGGTCTATAGCTTGGAGCAGCGGCTTGCGGCAGCTCGGCAGCGGGAGCGGATCCTCGAGCGGGAAGAAACGGTCTTGCGGGATGAGATCGCCACCCTGGCCGGCAAAGGGCCCGACTGGGGGAGGACCATCCGGATCGCGCCCGCCTCCTTCCCGAGGCGCTTTCCGCTGCCGTCGACGGTTCCGCTCGAGCTCTTAAGCCGCCGCCCGGATGTCGCCGTCGCGCTTTGGCGCGTCGAGTTGGCCGCCCAGCGGGTCAAGGTGGCCAAGACCGCTTTCTACCCGAACGTGAACCTGGTGGGCTTCGCCGGCTTCCAGAGCCTGAACATGGCCACCGTCCTCCTTGCTCCCGCGCAGGCGTTTATGTATATGGTCGGACCGGCGATCACCCTACCGCTCTTCGAGCGGGGGCAGCTCACCGCCCGGCTGGTCGCCGAGCAAGAGGAGTACAATATCGCCGTCGAGCGGTACAACGCCGCGGTGCTCGACGCCGCCCGGTCCGTGGCCGATGCGCTGGCGCAATGGAAGGAGAGCGTGGAAAACCTCACGACGCAGGATACGGCTCTTTCTGCCGCCCACCGGTTCACCCGACTCACCGACTCCCGCTACCAGGCGGGACTCGTCACCCGGATGGATCTGATCGAGGCTTCCTTGGCGGCCCAGGAGCAGGAGCTCCGGCTTTCCTCCTTAACCGCATCCCACCTCGAGTCGGTCGTAGCCCTTCACGAGGTCCTTGGCGGAGGCTACCAGACACAGACCACCCAGTAG
- a CDS encoding multicopper oxidase domain-containing protein produces the protein MKGEGTPPRSSWPAAGILRLFLGLLLAGLPVICRAGESAAADISRDPSDLPGPLPRRGPKLLRIDLLALETEGRLTDGSTFRYWTFGGKVPGPFLRVRVGDTLEVHLRNDPGCRMVHSIDLHAAWGDSGGAMLSQTLPGGEKTFTFRALNPGLYLYHCGTPVVAQHIANGMYGLILVEPPGGLPKVDREFYIMEGEIYTSGGFGASGFQEPDFRKILEARPDYFVFNGSVGALVRHPLRAKVGRRIRIFFGNAGPSTSANLHALGAIFEKVYEDGSLASPPMENSCSIFAPSGGAGFVEFVPKVPGSYPLVDHFFFKQEKGLGGSLVVEGPADPSIIHEGAVR, from the coding sequence GTGAAGGGAGAAGGGACGCCCCCAAGGTCTTCCTGGCCGGCCGCCGGGATTCTCCGGCTATTCCTGGGCCTCCTCCTTGCCGGGCTGCCGGTCATCTGCAGGGCTGGGGAGAGCGCGGCAGCCGATATCAGCCGCGACCCCTCGGACCTTCCCGGCCCTCTGCCGCGCCGGGGCCCGAAGCTCCTCCGGATCGATCTGTTGGCCCTGGAAACCGAAGGTAGGCTTACCGATGGGTCTACCTTTCGATATTGGACTTTCGGCGGGAAGGTCCCGGGCCCCTTTTTGCGTGTCCGCGTCGGGGACACCCTGGAAGTCCACCTCCGTAACGATCCCGGTTGCCGGATGGTCCATTCGATCGATCTTCACGCGGCGTGGGGCGATTCGGGCGGCGCGATGCTCAGCCAGACCTTGCCGGGCGGGGAGAAGACGTTCACCTTTCGGGCGCTCAATCCGGGGCTCTACCTTTACCACTGCGGGACGCCCGTGGTGGCGCAGCACATCGCCAACGGGATGTACGGCCTCATCCTGGTCGAGCCTCCCGGCGGGCTGCCGAAGGTGGATCGGGAGTTCTACATCATGGAAGGGGAAATCTACACTTCGGGAGGCTTCGGCGCATCCGGCTTCCAGGAACCCGACTTCAGGAAGATCCTGGAGGCGCGGCCGGATTACTTCGTCTTCAACGGCTCGGTCGGCGCTCTGGTCCGGCACCCTTTGCGAGCCAAGGTCGGCCGGCGGATCCGGATCTTCTTCGGCAATGCCGGACCGAGCACTTCCGCCAACCTTCACGCCCTAGGGGCCATCTTCGAAAAGGTCTACGAGGACGGAAGCCTGGCAAGCCCTCCCATGGAGAACAGCTGCTCGATCTTCGCTCCATCGGGAGGAGCGGGATTCGTCGAGTTTGTTCCCAAGGTTCCCGGAAGCTATCCGCTGGTCGACCACTTTTTCTTCAAGCAGGAAAAGGGGCTAGGCGGGAGTCTGGTGGTCGAGGGGCCGGCCGATCCCTCGATTATTCATGAAGGGGCCGTCCGATAG
- a CDS encoding cytochrome c, with translation MLRKVVFLWRTLIGGLALLGALTLLGIVLAIRQGFGAREAPPAWEAFLAKRIYRLSIPAEERYRQNPFPPTPEWIRQGMEHYADHCAQCHANNGSGQTEMGKNLYPRPPDMRKEETQRLTDGELYYIIHNGIRLTGMPAWGEEGHDAESWKLVLFLRHLPKLTREEEVQMEKLNPKGPKERQEEEEEERFLEGEEKSSP, from the coding sequence ATGCTGCGGAAGGTCGTTTTTCTCTGGAGAACATTGATCGGCGGGCTCGCCCTCCTTGGCGCCCTCACCCTCCTGGGGATTGTTCTCGCGATCCGCCAGGGATTCGGAGCCCGCGAAGCCCCGCCCGCCTGGGAAGCCTTCCTGGCCAAGCGGATCTACCGGCTCTCGATCCCCGCGGAAGAACGCTACCGGCAGAATCCTTTCCCCCCGACCCCCGAATGGATACGGCAGGGAATGGAGCACTACGCCGACCATTGCGCCCAATGCCACGCCAACAACGGAAGCGGCCAGACCGAGATGGGCAAGAACCTCTATCCGCGGCCTCCCGATATGCGGAAGGAGGAGACCCAGCGCCTCACCGACGGAGAGCTCTACTACATCATCCATAACGGAATCCGGCTCACCGGAATGCCCGCTTGGGGGGAAGAAGGCCACGATGCGGAGAGCTGGAAGCTCGTGCTCTTCCTCCGGCACCTGCCGAAGCTCACGCGCGAGGAGGAAGTCCAGATGGAGAAGCTCAACCCGAAGGGCCCGAAGGAGCGCCAAGAGGAGGAAGAGGAAGAGCGCTTCCTGGAAGGAGAGGAGAAAAGCTCTCCTTGA
- a CDS encoding sigma 54-interacting transcriptional regulator, whose product MSRSDRSFSSSTLPFPWTDLLLDQLPEALFILDPGHRVLFWNRACARMTGLCAEEVLHTDRHREAFSPERLPTLADLLLDQELDRLSELYPAAIPTRFSTDNIRIDHWCSFPSGERRYLATQAVLLSDPSGKVVAAVQTHRDRTAPRLSEERLAESEARLSAILGSSMDALLCFREDLRLQLFNRAAERLFGIGRADALGRPVDFFLSPRCRPVFCRFLTLCGAESDPEPIWIPEGLHGLREGREEFPIQATLTATRVGGHPLFTLSVRDVGALRGAEKAIQRLRLENEYLQEKLSREEEIGEFLTESPNGRAVLRQIEQVAPTDATVLLQGETGTGKELLARAIHRKSRRSGAILVSVNCAALPSELVESELFGHEKGAFTGAVQERKGRFELADQGTLFLDEIGELPLSTQAKLLRVLQDGKFERVGGTRTLRTDVRLIAATNRRLEEDVRKGRFRSDLFYRIHVFPIEIPPLRERPRDIPLLAHAFLRRFSAKLGKPAVALGAGALERLAAYSWPGNVRELQNIIERAVILSTGPLVEIDPLENPSSFAPPAASPAPLARRLQKIEQQQIREALEQSRWRISGPLGAATRLGLHPNTLRYRMRKLGLLPSSPGSK is encoded by the coding sequence ATGAGCAGATCCGATCGGAGCTTTTCTTCGAGCACCCTTCCCTTCCCCTGGACCGACCTCCTTCTCGACCAGCTTCCGGAAGCTCTCTTCATCCTCGATCCCGGCCACCGGGTCCTCTTCTGGAACCGGGCGTGCGCGCGCATGACCGGCCTCTGCGCCGAGGAGGTTCTGCACACCGATCGGCATCGGGAAGCCTTTTCTCCCGAGCGCCTACCTACGCTGGCCGATCTTCTTCTCGACCAGGAGCTCGACCGCCTTTCCGAGCTTTACCCGGCAGCGATTCCGACTCGCTTTTCCACGGACAACATCCGCATCGATCACTGGTGCTCGTTCCCTTCCGGGGAACGGCGCTACCTGGCGACCCAGGCGGTGCTCCTTTCCGATCCGTCCGGAAAGGTCGTGGCGGCCGTCCAGACCCACAGGGACCGGACCGCTCCGCGCCTTTCCGAGGAACGCCTGGCGGAGAGCGAGGCGCGTCTGTCCGCCATCCTGGGCTCTTCGATGGATGCGCTCCTCTGCTTTCGGGAGGATCTCCGCCTTCAACTCTTCAACAGGGCGGCCGAGCGCCTCTTCGGCATCGGCCGGGCCGATGCGCTCGGGCGGCCTGTCGATTTCTTTCTCTCCCCGCGATGCCGCCCGGTCTTTTGCCGGTTTTTGACCCTCTGCGGTGCCGAGAGCGATCCGGAGCCGATCTGGATCCCGGAGGGGCTCCACGGCCTCCGGGAAGGTAGGGAAGAGTTTCCGATTCAAGCCACCCTGACGGCAACCCGCGTCGGCGGCCACCCGCTCTTCACCTTGAGCGTCCGCGACGTGGGCGCGCTCCGCGGCGCCGAGAAAGCGATTCAACGCCTGCGGCTCGAGAACGAGTATCTGCAGGAGAAGCTCTCCCGGGAAGAGGAGATCGGAGAGTTTCTCACGGAATCCCCCAACGGGCGCGCGGTTCTCCGGCAAATCGAGCAGGTCGCTCCGACCGACGCCACGGTCCTGCTCCAAGGGGAGACGGGCACCGGCAAGGAGCTTTTAGCGCGTGCCATTCACCGCAAAAGCCGGCGCAGCGGGGCGATCCTCGTTAGCGTCAATTGCGCCGCGCTCCCTTCGGAGCTGGTCGAAAGCGAGCTCTTCGGCCATGAGAAAGGTGCGTTTACCGGAGCGGTACAGGAGCGCAAGGGAAGATTCGAGCTCGCGGATCAAGGGACGCTTTTCCTCGATGAGATCGGGGAGCTCCCGCTTTCGACGCAAGCCAAGCTTCTCCGCGTCCTTCAAGACGGAAAATTCGAGCGGGTCGGCGGCACCCGGACACTGCGGACCGACGTGCGCCTCATCGCCGCGACCAACCGCCGCCTTGAAGAGGACGTCCGGAAGGGGCGCTTCCGCTCCGACCTCTTCTACCGGATCCACGTCTTCCCGATCGAAATCCCTCCCCTGCGGGAGCGACCCCGAGATATTCCCCTTCTGGCCCACGCTTTCCTCCGGCGCTTCTCGGCTAAGCTGGGGAAGCCCGCCGTCGCCTTGGGCGCCGGCGCGCTGGAACGACTCGCGGCCTATTCCTGGCCCGGGAACGTTCGGGAGCTGCAGAACATTATCGAGCGGGCCGTGATCCTCTCCACCGGTCCTTTGGTGGAGATCGATCCCCTCGAGAATCCCTCTTCCTTCGCCCCGCCTGCCGCTTCGCCTGCTCCCCTCGCTCGCCGCCTCCAGAAAATCGAGCAGCAGCAGATCCGCGAAGCTCTCGAGCAGAGCCGCTGGCGTATCTCCGGCCCGCTGGGGGCGGCTACCCGTCTGGGCCTTCACCCGAATACCCTCCGATACCGGATGAGAAAGCTCGGCCTCCTCCCCTCCTCTCCAGGATCCAAATAA